From a single Ischnura elegans chromosome 7, ioIscEleg1.1, whole genome shotgun sequence genomic region:
- the LOC124162467 gene encoding uncharacterized protein LOC124162467 has translation MNIGREMNIPCVMMFYALFLTQVSVHSALELNEVYFDFSYIRDENPRIDKLANAAQNLYIKDEDILCTNAEFPQDVSCFSRSFLDDWNEIYLGFQHKSRKNVACATALKRETANTTIEDNFVKFTHSFTVCYPDDQRLEYPTDLPIITDRIRNGDVKLILDRRRAEFRMEDVKTFFLHDTKPDFKISTKEVYFPARNIVFKLGNERVMLVCFERSVAFPMSSIEGRYEESELYADLLPCNIDLRGRCRG, from the exons ATGAATATTGGCCGCGAGATGAATATTCCGTGTGTCATGATGTTTTATGCGTTATTTTTAACGCAGGTTTCCGTACATAGTGCCCTGGAACTGAATGAGGTATACTTCGACTTCTCATATATCCGCG ATGAGAATCCGAGGATAGATAAATTAGCCAATGCTGCTCAAAACCTTTACATCAAAGACGAAGACATCTTGTGCACCAACGCCGAATTCCCCCAAGATGTGAGCTGCTTTTCAAGATCTTTTTTGGACGACTGGAATGAAATATACCTGGGATTTCAGCACAAGAGCCGAAAAAATGTTGCTTGCGCCACCGCACTGAAAAGAGAAACAGCTAACACTACGATAGAGGACAATTTCGTCAAATTCACCCATTCATTTACCGTGTGTTATCCTGACGATCAAAGACTGGAGTACCCTACAGACTTGCCGATCATCACAGACAGGATAAGGAATGGTGATGTCAAGTTGATACTGGACAGGAGGCGAGCTGAGTTCAGAATGGAAGACGTAAAAACTTTTTTCCTTCATGACACTAAACCAGATTTTAAAATCTCTACGAAGGAGGTGTATTTCCCCGCACGGAATATCGTGTTTAAGCTCGGAAATGAACGGGTAATGTTGGTGTGCTTTGAGCGAAGCGTTGCGTTTCCGATGTCGTCCATCGAAGGAAGGTATGAAGAGTCCGAGTTGTACGCGGATTTATTGCCTTGCAACATTGATTTACGAGGACGCTGCCGGGGGTAA